Proteins from a genomic interval of Bombyx mori chromosome 8, ASM3026992v2:
- the LOC101738790 gene encoding putative polypeptide N-acetylgalactosaminyltransferase 9 isoform X2, with protein sequence MTVVREYMSNRVIVSDAKQYNHALNKLKKKQGSTTLSDFEVWNLFPSVGSKLSLNEKLSLIKGPDMPPGVNGKPVFLEKDLRTYVVQLVKKGWKEHAFNEFVSDLIPLNRSLLDPRDEWCKYRNYSTQLPRASVVICFHNEAWSTLLRTVHSVLNRTPRYLLKEIILVDDFSNMNHLQDPLYEYVRKIESIILVRTSHRLGLVKARLLGIKYASGSVIVFLDSHCECTAGWLEPLLDRIVQDDTRVVSPVVDSIHEDTFEYVAQDINDLRIGGFNWNLRFVWEGIPQEVFSEREHPAAPIQTPTISGGLFAINAKFFERLGFYDDQFEIWGAENLELSFKTWMCGGSLEIVPCSHVGHVFRKKFPYRKEGQTFRKNFVRLAEVWLDDYSKYFYQRIGNKKGNFGDVSQRKELRKKLNCKSFKWYLDNVYPQIRLPVDDAANGQIYHLTKGLCLDSANTLGNLRESVILSKCHSQGGNQYWTYTKYGEIQRDDLCLDYILNMITLFICRGRVASQIWYYDMHTKAIRNKNSNLCLSTAKYHTGYKLVLKRCLDTSNQKWIIENFDGKKLKLK encoded by the exons a TGACAGTGGTAAGAGAATACATGTCCAACAGAGTAATTGTGAGTGATGCCAAACAGTATAATCATGCTctcaataaattaaagaaaaaacaaggaAGTACAACTCTATCTGATTTTGAAG TTTGGAATTTATTTCCATCAGTTGGGAGTAAATTATCATTGAACGAGAAATTATCGCTTATTAAGGGTCCCGATATGCCACCAG GAGTGAACGGAAAGCCAGTGTTCTTGGAGAAGGATTTAAGAACCTATGTCGTTCAACTAGTGAAAAAAGGTTGGAAAGAGCATGCTTTCAATGAGTTTGTCAGTGACCTGATACCTTTGAATCGAAGTCTATTGGACCCTAGAGACGAATG GTGTAAATATAGAAACTATTCCACACAGCTACCCAGAGCTTCCGTTGTTATTTGTTTCCATAATGAAGCCTGGTCTACACTTCTAAGAACGGTACATTCAGTATTGAACCGAACGCCGCGCTATCTTTTAAAAGAAATCATTCTTGTTGATGATTTCTCTAATATGA ATCATCTACAAGATCCATTGTACGAATACGTTCGAAAAATTGAAAGTATAATTCTCGTTCGAACAAGTCACCGACTGGGTCTTGTCAAAGCTAGACTGCTGGGAATAAAGTATGCCAGTGGTTCTGTTATAGTATTTCTTGATAGTCACTGCGAATGTACTGCAG GCTGGTTAGAGCCTCTATTAGATCGTATAGTACAAGATGATACACGGGTGGTCAGTCCGGTTGTAGACAGCATACACGAGGACACTTTTGAATATGTAGCACAAGATATAAACGATCTAAGAATTGGTGGATTCAACTGGAATCTGCGTTTCGTTTGGGAAGGAATTCCTCAAGAGGTTTTTTCAGAAAGGGAACACCCAGCTGCTCCAATTCAAACCCCGACAATATCGGGAGGGCTATTTGCGATTAATGCGAAATTTTTTGAAAGGCTCGGTTTCTATGATGACCAATTTGAAATTTGGGGAGCAGAGAATCTAGAACTATCTTTTAAAACTTGGATGTGCGGCGGCTCTTTGGAAATTGTGCCATGTTCTCATGTCGGTCACGTATTCAGAAAAAAGTTTCCTTACAGAAAAGAAGGCCAAACGTTCAGAAAGAATTTCGTACGACTAGCTGAA GTTTGGTTGGATGATTACTCTAAATACTTTTACCAAAGAATCGGAAATAAAAAAGGTAACTTTGGTGACGTGTCACAAAGGAAAGAACTAAGAAAAAAGTTGAATTGTAAATCATTTAAGTGGTATCTAGACAATGTTTATCCTCAGATCAGATTACCTGTGGACGATGCTGCAAATGGACAA ATTTATCATTTAACTAAGGGTCTTTGTTTGGATTCAGCAAACACATTGGGTAACCTTAGGGAGAGTGTTATCTTGTCAAAATGTCACTCACAAGGAGGGAATCAA TACTGGACCTACACGAAATACGGTGAAATTCAACGAGATGATTTATGtttagattatattttaaacatgattaCATTGTTTATCTGCAGAGGGCGTGTTGCGTCACAGATTTGGTACTATGACATGCAT actaaagcaataagaaataaaaacagcAACTTATGTTTGAGCACAGCCAAATATCATACAGGATACAAACTAGTGTTGAAAAGGTGTTTAGATACTAGTAATCAGAAATGGATAATAGAAAACTTCGATGGCAAAAAATTGAaactaaaatga
- the LOC101738790 gene encoding putative polypeptide N-acetylgalactosaminyltransferase 9 isoform X3, with translation MSRKAAKCFIIVFVIWVVSLVTVVREYMSNRVIVSDAKQYNHALNKLKKKQGSTTLSDFEVWNLFPSVGSKLSLNEKLSLIKGPDMPPGVNGKPVFLEKDLRTYVVQLVKKGWKEHAFNEFVSDLIPLNRSLLDPRDEWCKYRNYSTQLPRASVVICFHNEAWSTLLRTVHSVLNRTPRYLLKEIILVDDFSNMNHLQDPLYEYVRKIESIILVRTSHRLGLVKARLLGIKYASGSVIVFLDSHCECTAGWLEPLLDRIVQDDTRVVSPVVDSIHEDTFEYVAQDINDLRIGGFNWNLRFVWEGIPQEVFSEREHPAAPIQTPTISGGLFAINAKFFERLGFYDDQFEIWGAENLELSFKTWMCGGSLEIVPCSHVGHVFRKKFPYRKEGQTFRKNFVRLAEVWLDDYSKYFYQRIGNKKGNFGDVSQRKELRKKLNCKSFKWYLDNVYPQIRLPVDDAANGQIYHLTKGLCLDSANTLGNLRESVILSKCHSQGGNQRACCVTDLVL, from the exons ATGTCTCGCAAAGCAGCTAAATGtttcattattgtttttgttatatGGGTTGTGTCTTTAGTGACAGTGGTAAGAGAATACATGTCCAACAGAGTAATTGTGAGTGATGCCAAACAGTATAATCATGCTctcaataaattaaagaaaaaacaaggaAGTACAACTCTATCTGATTTTGAAG TTTGGAATTTATTTCCATCAGTTGGGAGTAAATTATCATTGAACGAGAAATTATCGCTTATTAAGGGTCCCGATATGCCACCAG GAGTGAACGGAAAGCCAGTGTTCTTGGAGAAGGATTTAAGAACCTATGTCGTTCAACTAGTGAAAAAAGGTTGGAAAGAGCATGCTTTCAATGAGTTTGTCAGTGACCTGATACCTTTGAATCGAAGTCTATTGGACCCTAGAGACGAATG GTGTAAATATAGAAACTATTCCACACAGCTACCCAGAGCTTCCGTTGTTATTTGTTTCCATAATGAAGCCTGGTCTACACTTCTAAGAACGGTACATTCAGTATTGAACCGAACGCCGCGCTATCTTTTAAAAGAAATCATTCTTGTTGATGATTTCTCTAATATGA ATCATCTACAAGATCCATTGTACGAATACGTTCGAAAAATTGAAAGTATAATTCTCGTTCGAACAAGTCACCGACTGGGTCTTGTCAAAGCTAGACTGCTGGGAATAAAGTATGCCAGTGGTTCTGTTATAGTATTTCTTGATAGTCACTGCGAATGTACTGCAG GCTGGTTAGAGCCTCTATTAGATCGTATAGTACAAGATGATACACGGGTGGTCAGTCCGGTTGTAGACAGCATACACGAGGACACTTTTGAATATGTAGCACAAGATATAAACGATCTAAGAATTGGTGGATTCAACTGGAATCTGCGTTTCGTTTGGGAAGGAATTCCTCAAGAGGTTTTTTCAGAAAGGGAACACCCAGCTGCTCCAATTCAAACCCCGACAATATCGGGAGGGCTATTTGCGATTAATGCGAAATTTTTTGAAAGGCTCGGTTTCTATGATGACCAATTTGAAATTTGGGGAGCAGAGAATCTAGAACTATCTTTTAAAACTTGGATGTGCGGCGGCTCTTTGGAAATTGTGCCATGTTCTCATGTCGGTCACGTATTCAGAAAAAAGTTTCCTTACAGAAAAGAAGGCCAAACGTTCAGAAAGAATTTCGTACGACTAGCTGAA GTTTGGTTGGATGATTACTCTAAATACTTTTACCAAAGAATCGGAAATAAAAAAGGTAACTTTGGTGACGTGTCACAAAGGAAAGAACTAAGAAAAAAGTTGAATTGTAAATCATTTAAGTGGTATCTAGACAATGTTTATCCTCAGATCAGATTACCTGTGGACGATGCTGCAAATGGACAA ATTTATCATTTAACTAAGGGTCTTTGTTTGGATTCAGCAAACACATTGGGTAACCTTAGGGAGAGTGTTATCTTGTCAAAATGTCACTCACAAGGAGGGAATCAA AGGGCGTGTTGCGTCACAGATTTGGTACTATGA
- the LOC101738790 gene encoding putative polypeptide N-acetylgalactosaminyltransferase 9 isoform X1: MSRKAAKCFIIVFVIWVVSLVTVVREYMSNRVIVSDAKQYNHALNKLKKKQGSTTLSDFEVWNLFPSVGSKLSLNEKLSLIKGPDMPPGVNGKPVFLEKDLRTYVVQLVKKGWKEHAFNEFVSDLIPLNRSLLDPRDEWCKYRNYSTQLPRASVVICFHNEAWSTLLRTVHSVLNRTPRYLLKEIILVDDFSNMNHLQDPLYEYVRKIESIILVRTSHRLGLVKARLLGIKYASGSVIVFLDSHCECTAGWLEPLLDRIVQDDTRVVSPVVDSIHEDTFEYVAQDINDLRIGGFNWNLRFVWEGIPQEVFSEREHPAAPIQTPTISGGLFAINAKFFERLGFYDDQFEIWGAENLELSFKTWMCGGSLEIVPCSHVGHVFRKKFPYRKEGQTFRKNFVRLAEVWLDDYSKYFYQRIGNKKGNFGDVSQRKELRKKLNCKSFKWYLDNVYPQIRLPVDDAANGQIYHLTKGLCLDSANTLGNLRESVILSKCHSQGGNQYWTYTKYGEIQRDDLCLDYILNMITLFICRGRVASQIWYYDMHTKAIRNKNSNLCLSTAKYHTGYKLVLKRCLDTSNQKWIIENFDGKKLKLK, from the exons ATGTCTCGCAAAGCAGCTAAATGtttcattattgtttttgttatatGGGTTGTGTCTTTAGTGACAGTGGTAAGAGAATACATGTCCAACAGAGTAATTGTGAGTGATGCCAAACAGTATAATCATGCTctcaataaattaaagaaaaaacaaggaAGTACAACTCTATCTGATTTTGAAG TTTGGAATTTATTTCCATCAGTTGGGAGTAAATTATCATTGAACGAGAAATTATCGCTTATTAAGGGTCCCGATATGCCACCAG GAGTGAACGGAAAGCCAGTGTTCTTGGAGAAGGATTTAAGAACCTATGTCGTTCAACTAGTGAAAAAAGGTTGGAAAGAGCATGCTTTCAATGAGTTTGTCAGTGACCTGATACCTTTGAATCGAAGTCTATTGGACCCTAGAGACGAATG GTGTAAATATAGAAACTATTCCACACAGCTACCCAGAGCTTCCGTTGTTATTTGTTTCCATAATGAAGCCTGGTCTACACTTCTAAGAACGGTACATTCAGTATTGAACCGAACGCCGCGCTATCTTTTAAAAGAAATCATTCTTGTTGATGATTTCTCTAATATGA ATCATCTACAAGATCCATTGTACGAATACGTTCGAAAAATTGAAAGTATAATTCTCGTTCGAACAAGTCACCGACTGGGTCTTGTCAAAGCTAGACTGCTGGGAATAAAGTATGCCAGTGGTTCTGTTATAGTATTTCTTGATAGTCACTGCGAATGTACTGCAG GCTGGTTAGAGCCTCTATTAGATCGTATAGTACAAGATGATACACGGGTGGTCAGTCCGGTTGTAGACAGCATACACGAGGACACTTTTGAATATGTAGCACAAGATATAAACGATCTAAGAATTGGTGGATTCAACTGGAATCTGCGTTTCGTTTGGGAAGGAATTCCTCAAGAGGTTTTTTCAGAAAGGGAACACCCAGCTGCTCCAATTCAAACCCCGACAATATCGGGAGGGCTATTTGCGATTAATGCGAAATTTTTTGAAAGGCTCGGTTTCTATGATGACCAATTTGAAATTTGGGGAGCAGAGAATCTAGAACTATCTTTTAAAACTTGGATGTGCGGCGGCTCTTTGGAAATTGTGCCATGTTCTCATGTCGGTCACGTATTCAGAAAAAAGTTTCCTTACAGAAAAGAAGGCCAAACGTTCAGAAAGAATTTCGTACGACTAGCTGAA GTTTGGTTGGATGATTACTCTAAATACTTTTACCAAAGAATCGGAAATAAAAAAGGTAACTTTGGTGACGTGTCACAAAGGAAAGAACTAAGAAAAAAGTTGAATTGTAAATCATTTAAGTGGTATCTAGACAATGTTTATCCTCAGATCAGATTACCTGTGGACGATGCTGCAAATGGACAA ATTTATCATTTAACTAAGGGTCTTTGTTTGGATTCAGCAAACACATTGGGTAACCTTAGGGAGAGTGTTATCTTGTCAAAATGTCACTCACAAGGAGGGAATCAA TACTGGACCTACACGAAATACGGTGAAATTCAACGAGATGATTTATGtttagattatattttaaacatgattaCATTGTTTATCTGCAGAGGGCGTGTTGCGTCACAGATTTGGTACTATGACATGCAT actaaagcaataagaaataaaaacagcAACTTATGTTTGAGCACAGCCAAATATCATACAGGATACAAACTAGTGTTGAAAAGGTGTTTAGATACTAGTAATCAGAAATGGATAATAGAAAACTTCGATGGCAAAAAATTGAaactaaaatga